From Paenibacillus sp. PK3_47, the proteins below share one genomic window:
- a CDS encoding nitroreductase family protein, whose amino-acid sequence MSTFSELVQNRRSAMNFVENISIPRAELEEMFSLARLAPSSSNLQHTHYKVITDLVLKEQLRKDANNQYKIHTASAVIMVYGDKNAYLQAPEIYSGLKLLGAMSQAEYDSTIQSINDSYIGNDQFQRDEAIRNASLSAMQFMLIAKDKGWDSCPMIGFDPAAVNATLGVPDNFVPALMITIGKDNKHKIRPRGYRKPVHEFVEFI is encoded by the coding sequence ATGAGTACCTTTTCAGAACTGGTTCAAAACCGCCGATCCGCAATGAATTTTGTAGAAAACATCAGTATTCCGCGTGCAGAGCTGGAGGAAATGTTCTCCCTTGCCCGGCTCGCTCCTTCCAGCTCCAATCTGCAGCATACGCATTATAAAGTCATCACTGATCTGGTTCTGAAGGAACAGCTACGCAAGGATGCCAACAATCAATATAAAATTCATACCGCTTCTGCTGTTATCATGGTATATGGAGACAAAAATGCCTACCTGCAGGCGCCGGAAATCTACAGCGGTCTTAAGCTGCTTGGTGCCATGAGCCAGGCGGAGTATGACAGCACCATCCAATCCATCAATGATTCATATATCGGGAATGACCAATTCCAGCGTGATGAAGCCATCCGCAATGCCTCGTTGTCAGCGATGCAGTTTATGCTGATTGCTAAAGATAAAGGCTGGGATTCGTGCCCGATGATCGGTTTTGATCCGGCGGCTGTTAACGCTACACTCGGTGTACCGGACAATTTCGTTCCTGCACTGATGATTACGATCGGCAAAGACAACAAGCACAAGATCAGACCCCGCGGCTACCGCAAGCCTGTTCATGAATTTGTCGAGTTCATCTGA
- a CDS encoding DUF1641 domain-containing protein — protein sequence MSESNNQTHPEQVTTKSNTNENVLDQLLKPEVQESLTVLIEQLPQITQLVSVLSKSVDFVQSVATDEVLKNDTVGAIKELSEPVVGSVKNMAATVIEAKDRAEASSETISLFGLMKMIKDPQVQKLLRFMNAYLQVSGERSQSK from the coding sequence ATGTCAGAATCAAACAATCAGACACATCCAGAACAAGTTACAACGAAGTCTAACACCAATGAGAATGTTCTGGACCAGCTTTTGAAGCCCGAGGTTCAGGAATCTTTGACCGTCCTGATCGAGCAGCTTCCGCAGATTACACAGCTTGTGAGCGTGCTGAGCAAATCTGTTGACTTTGTACAATCGGTTGCAACGGACGAAGTACTTAAAAATGATACGGTAGGTGCAATCAAGGAGCTTTCCGAGCCGGTAGTAGGTTCGGTTAAGAATATGGCAGCTACAGTAATTGAGGCGAAGGACCGCGCTGAAGCAAGCAGCGAGACCATCAGCCTTTTTGGTCTGATGAAGATGATCAAGGATCCGCAGGTTCAGAAGCTTCTGCGTTTCATGAACGCCTATCTTCAAGTCAGCGGCGAACGCAGCCAGAGTAAATAG
- a CDS encoding NAD(P)/FAD-dependent oxidoreductase — MSKHIVILGAGYGGLLSALTVRKYMNKAEAKVTVVNQYPTHQIITELHRLAAGSVAEKAVAMPLSKLFAGKDIDLKIAKVKSFSADNKQVKLSDGSTLTYDALVVGLGSVTAYFGIPGLEEHSMVLKSAEDANKIHAHIEDRIREYSRTKNPADGTILIGGGGLTGVELVGEIADVLPQLTRKYGVDQQEIKLMLVEAGPKILPVLPDHLIERATASLAARGVQFLTGLAVTNVAGNVIDLKDGQKIVANTFVWTGGVQGNPLVGESGLEVNRGRATVNEFLQSTSHKDVFVAGDSAVLFAPDGRPYPPTAQIAWQMGELIGYNLFAHLNNKSFNVFSPINSGTLASLGRKDGVAIVGGNSTPLKGLPATLMKEASNIRYLSHIHALFSLAY; from the coding sequence ATGTCAAAACACATCGTTATTCTTGGAGCAGGTTACGGCGGTTTGCTGAGTGCTTTAACTGTACGGAAATATATGAACAAAGCCGAAGCGAAAGTGACTGTTGTCAACCAGTATCCTACCCATCAGATCATCACTGAGCTTCATCGTCTTGCCGCAGGCAGCGTAGCGGAAAAAGCTGTTGCCATGCCGCTTTCCAAGCTGTTCGCAGGCAAAGATATCGATTTGAAAATTGCCAAGGTAAAGTCCTTCTCAGCAGACAACAAGCAGGTTAAGCTGTCTGACGGTTCGACCCTCACTTATGATGCGCTTGTTGTAGGTTTGGGCAGCGTAACCGCTTATTTCGGTATACCGGGACTGGAAGAGCACAGCATGGTGCTTAAATCCGCTGAGGATGCCAACAAAATTCATGCGCATATCGAAGACCGCATCCGTGAATACTCGAGAACGAAGAACCCGGCTGACGGTACCATCCTTATCGGCGGCGGCGGTCTGACCGGCGTAGAGCTTGTAGGGGAAATTGCCGATGTGCTGCCTCAGCTCACCAGAAAATATGGGGTTGATCAGCAGGAAATCAAGCTCATGCTTGTAGAAGCAGGACCAAAAATTCTTCCTGTACTGCCTGACCACCTGATTGAACGCGCCACTGCAAGCCTTGCTGCCCGTGGAGTTCAATTCTTGACTGGACTGGCTGTTACAAATGTAGCCGGCAATGTCATTGACCTGAAGGACGGACAAAAAATTGTCGCCAATACTTTTGTATGGACCGGCGGCGTTCAAGGGAATCCGCTGGTTGGCGAATCCGGTCTTGAAGTGAACCGCGGCCGTGCCACTGTAAATGAATTCCTGCAATCGACATCCCACAAGGATGTATTTGTTGCCGGTGACAGCGCGGTCCTGTTTGCGCCGGACGGCCGTCCATATCCGCCAACGGCACAAATCGCCTGGCAGATGGGTGAGCTGATCGGATATAACCTGTTTGCACACCTGAACAATAAATCCTTTAATGTGTTCAGCCCGATTAACTCCGGTACACTCGCCAGTCTTGGACGTAAAGACGGTGTGGCCATCGTGGGCGGGAACTCGACTCCGCTGAAAGGTCTGCCTGCGACGTTGATGAAGGAAGCAAGTAACATCCGTTACCTGTCCCACATCCATGCGCTGTTCAGTCTTGCTTACTAA
- a CDS encoding SGNH/GDSL hydrolase family protein gives MAFKENDIILFIGDSITDCGRNYGDPSSLGTGYALMAAARLGLQYPDKNLTCINRGISGNRAIDLQQRWEKDCLELNPTWVSIYIGINDTWRYYDSGQETTAEEFTAIYRDLIERTKKATDARLVLIEPFVLPVPEDRKGWRRDLDPKIHAVRELAREYGALLVPLDGLFAAASVKAAPAYWAGDGVHPSPAGHALIADAWLRTVGAIR, from the coding sequence ATGGCATTTAAAGAAAACGATATCATTTTGTTTATCGGGGACAGTATTACGGATTGCGGTCGCAATTATGGGGACCCTTCTTCGCTGGGTACAGGTTATGCACTGATGGCTGCTGCGCGTCTTGGACTGCAGTATCCGGACAAGAATCTCACCTGCATCAACCGCGGAATCAGCGGCAACCGTGCCATTGATCTGCAGCAGCGCTGGGAGAAGGATTGCCTCGAATTGAATCCGACATGGGTCTCAATCTATATAGGCATTAATGACACCTGGCGTTACTATGATTCCGGACAGGAAACAACGGCAGAGGAATTTACAGCAATATACCGTGACCTGATTGAGCGGACCAAGAAAGCCACTGATGCCCGTCTGGTGCTGATTGAACCATTTGTGCTGCCGGTACCGGAAGACCGCAAGGGCTGGCGCCGGGATCTTGATCCGAAAATTCATGCCGTACGGGAACTCGCCCGTGAGTATGGTGCACTCCTCGTTCCGCTGGACGGCCTTTTTGCAGCCGCTTCCGTCAAAGCAGCACCGGCCTACTGGGCAGGAGACGGCGTTCATCCTTCACCGGCCGGTCATGCGCTCATTGCTGATGCCTGGCTGAGAACTGTCGGTGCCATCCGTTAG
- the map gene encoding type I methionyl aminopeptidase — translation MICDNEQDLQGLKAAGKVVGHTIAEMRKSVQPGMTTAELDAIGAEIMKQFGANSAPQVTYNFPGATCISVNEEAAHGIPGSRVIQAGDLINIDVSLELNGYYGDAGASFQLPPYNEKIVHLCRSAEETMMSVINHLRAGMKVNEIGRVMELEARKRGYKVVRNLCSHGIGKSLHEKPFEILPYYNPRAGAVLKEGQVITVEPFLSTGADFVEQQPDGWTLSVADNSRVAQYEHTIVVTKGKPVILTGV, via the coding sequence ATGATCTGCGATAACGAGCAAGACCTGCAAGGACTTAAGGCAGCGGGCAAAGTAGTGGGCCACACGATTGCCGAGATGAGAAAAAGTGTACAGCCCGGGATGACAACTGCCGAGCTGGATGCAATCGGTGCGGAGATCATGAAGCAGTTCGGGGCCAATTCGGCGCCGCAGGTGACTTATAATTTTCCGGGTGCCACCTGCATCAGTGTGAATGAAGAAGCGGCTCACGGCATTCCGGGTTCCAGAGTAATACAGGCTGGTGATTTAATTAACATCGACGTATCTTTGGAATTGAACGGATATTACGGAGATGCCGGAGCATCTTTTCAACTGCCGCCCTATAATGAGAAGATCGTACATTTATGCCGCAGTGCAGAAGAAACGATGATGAGCGTCATCAACCATCTCAGAGCCGGGATGAAGGTCAATGAGATCGGCCGGGTAATGGAGCTGGAAGCCCGCAAACGCGGGTACAAGGTTGTCCGCAATCTGTGCAGCCACGGAATCGGCAAATCCCTGCATGAAAAGCCTTTTGAAATCCTGCCTTACTATAATCCGCGTGCCGGGGCTGTGCTTAAAGAAGGCCAGGTTATAACAGTTGAGCCTTTCCTCTCGACCGGAGCTGATTTCGTGGAGCAGCAGCCGGACGGCTGGACCCTCAGCGTTGCCGACAACAGCAGGGTAGCCCAGTATGAACATACCATTGTGGTAACCAAAGGCAAGCCCGTTATTCTGACCGGCGTTTGA
- a CDS encoding DJ-1/PfpI family protein, translated as MRIACILFDGITFLDFAGFYDVIYRLGQFEAGKGLEWDICAPAEEITDELGLTVRAGKVLPDLSQYDMVFVPGGMGTRQLRYDEGFLDWLRGAADVQYKVSVCTGSLLLGAAGLLQGRSATTHPSAYELLKPYCASVIKTRIVKDGNLLTGGGVSTSIDMGLYVLSLLAGEEAMLAVKQQIDYPYIMQGIIEKQ; from the coding sequence TTGCGGATCGCATGTATACTTTTTGACGGAATCACGTTCCTTGACTTTGCCGGCTTCTACGATGTCATATACCGGCTCGGACAATTTGAAGCAGGAAAAGGGCTGGAGTGGGACATATGTGCGCCTGCAGAAGAGATCACGGATGAACTGGGGCTGACTGTCAGGGCAGGAAAGGTGCTGCCGGATTTATCACAGTATGACATGGTTTTTGTGCCTGGAGGCATGGGAACGAGACAGCTCAGATATGATGAGGGCTTCCTTGACTGGCTGCGCGGCGCGGCGGACGTTCAGTATAAAGTATCCGTATGTACGGGTTCCCTGCTGCTCGGTGCTGCAGGATTGCTTCAGGGGCGGAGTGCTACAACGCATCCTTCTGCTTATGAACTGCTGAAGCCGTACTGTGCAAGTGTGATCAAAACCCGGATCGTAAAAGACGGTAACCTTCTCACAGGCGGCGGGGTGTCAACTTCCATTGACATGGGATTGTATGTGCTGTCGCTTCTGGCGGGAGAAGAGGCCATGCTTGCGGTGAAACAGCAGATTGATTACCCCTATATTATGCAGGGCATCATTGAGAAGCAATAA
- a CDS encoding Rrf2 family transcriptional regulator, with the protein MNISTRFAVAIHILTLIDANKEGKSTSEWIAGSVNTNPVVIRRITGMLHKAGLVDVRPGVAGTSLSREASEITLLQIYKAVNAVEEDSLFSVHEHPNPECPVGKNIAGAIVPVFSLAQKAMENVLQEVTLDQIVNQIPVS; encoded by the coding sequence ATGAACATCAGCACCAGGTTTGCGGTTGCTATTCATATTTTGACTTTAATAGATGCAAATAAAGAGGGTAAAAGTACTTCCGAATGGATTGCCGGCAGTGTCAATACAAATCCCGTGGTTATACGGCGCATTACTGGTATGCTGCACAAGGCTGGCCTGGTAGATGTCCGTCCGGGAGTGGCAGGCACAAGCCTCAGCCGGGAGGCGTCAGAGATTACGCTGCTGCAGATTTATAAAGCGGTCAATGCTGTGGAGGAAGACTCATTGTTCTCGGTGCATGAACATCCGAACCCGGAATGTCCGGTAGGGAAGAACATCGCCGGAGCGATTGTTCCGGTATTTTCCCTGGCCCAGAAGGCTATGGAGAACGTACTGCAGGAGGTTACACTGGACCAGATCGTGAATCAGATTCCCGTATCCTGA
- a CDS encoding helix-turn-helix domain-containing protein translates to MKSKSLLSVLAASIVLGISFITGCLLIGNDLKERSANMEQSQNGAGVTAGPLMTIQETAGFLGLSEEQVLNIMKAENAILSNNGVFTGMRLPYIKVDDQFLFSRADLLSWVQQATAERRVYSGVKMLH, encoded by the coding sequence ATGAAGAGCAAATCATTATTATCCGTATTGGCGGCCAGCATTGTGCTGGGAATATCTTTTATTACCGGTTGTTTGCTGATCGGGAATGATCTTAAAGAGAGAAGTGCGAATATGGAACAGTCCCAAAACGGAGCCGGAGTGACGGCCGGACCGCTGATGACCATTCAGGAAACCGCCGGATTTCTGGGACTGAGTGAAGAGCAGGTACTGAATATTATGAAAGCTGAAAATGCTATTCTAAGCAATAACGGAGTGTTTACAGGTATGAGGCTTCCTTATATCAAGGTGGATGACCAGTTTTTGTTCAGCCGGGCTGACTTGCTTAGTTGGGTCCAGCAGGCGACCGCAGAGAGAAGAGTATATAGCGGGGTCAAAATGCTCCATTAA
- a CDS encoding metallophosphoesterase family protein, translating into MEQIAIISDIHGNLTALQAVLADIRSRNISRIFCLGDIVGKGPSSDLAVDLVRTHCEKVVRGNWDEFITGTDELDMIKWHRSLLGEERLDYLASLPFCIEFRMSGKLIRLFHASPRSVNERIQPWDDYGSRLSLFESSVMCGEPLPADVAGYGDIHNAYLQHLEGKVLLNAGSVGNPLDLTQASYVILEGEYGSGTAAPLNIQFVRVPYDIELAVSQAEASGMPDMVPYIRELRTAEYRGRT; encoded by the coding sequence GTGGAACAAATCGCAATTATTTCTGATATACATGGCAATCTGACTGCTCTGCAGGCGGTGCTTGCGGATATCCGGAGCCGTAACATTTCACGGATCTTCTGTCTGGGGGACATCGTTGGCAAAGGACCGAGCTCTGATCTGGCTGTTGATCTGGTGCGGACGCATTGTGAGAAGGTGGTCAGGGGCAACTGGGATGAATTTATTACCGGAACTGATGAGCTGGATATGATAAAATGGCACCGGTCGCTGCTGGGAGAGGAACGTCTGGACTACCTGGCAAGCCTGCCGTTCTGCATCGAATTCCGGATGAGCGGCAAGCTGATCCGCCTGTTCCACGCCTCACCGCGCAGCGTGAACGAAAGAATCCAGCCCTGGGATGATTATGGCAGCCGGCTGTCCCTGTTTGAATCCTCCGTGATGTGCGGGGAGCCGCTGCCGGCAGATGTAGCGGGATACGGTGATATTCATAACGCTTATCTTCAGCACCTGGAAGGGAAAGTACTGCTGAATGCCGGCAGTGTGGGGAATCCGCTGGATCTGACCCAGGCCTCATACGTGATCCTGGAAGGAGAATACGGTAGCGGTACAGCGGCGCCGCTGAATATCCAGTTTGTTCGGGTTCCTTATGATATTGAGCTGGCGGTGTCCCAGGCTGAAGCCTCAGGGATGCCTGATATGGTGCCTTATATCCGTGAGCTTAGAACAGCGGAATACCGGGGGAGAACATAA
- a CDS encoding VOC family protein — MTAAKLHEEVQIGLVQIRVSNLERSLDFYENVVGLQVLRRQERVAEMTADGSRVLLILREIEHAVIPRRSSFAGLYHFAILLPDRPSLGLVLRNLIDSGIHIGQGDHLVSEALYIQDPDNNGIELYRDRPRDTWQHEPNGNVVMTTDPVDVEGLLAASEGLAWKGLPAGTTMGHVHFHVSDLSLARTFYVDALGFEVTTNFGDSALFISAGGYHHHMGLNIWAGQGAPAAPADAPGIDYFTLLLPGVQECNAVAERMRSAGYTVTGDGQGVTVTDPWNIGIKLLVKP, encoded by the coding sequence ATGACAGCAGCTAAATTACATGAGGAAGTACAGATCGGCCTAGTACAGATCAGGGTCAGCAATCTGGAGCGTTCGCTCGATTTTTATGAGAATGTCGTAGGATTGCAAGTCCTGCGCCGGCAAGAGCGGGTGGCGGAAATGACTGCAGACGGCAGCCGGGTGCTGCTTATTCTGCGGGAGATTGAGCATGCGGTGATCCCTCGCCGCAGCTCATTCGCCGGACTTTATCATTTTGCGATCCTTCTGCCTGACCGCCCGAGCCTGGGGCTTGTGCTGCGGAACCTGATTGATTCCGGGATTCATATCGGACAGGGGGATCATCTGGTCAGCGAGGCTCTGTATATTCAGGACCCGGATAATAACGGGATCGAGCTGTACCGGGACCGGCCGAGAGATACCTGGCAGCATGAGCCTAACGGCAACGTCGTCATGACTACAGATCCGGTAGATGTGGAAGGCCTTTTAGCGGCTTCAGAAGGGCTGGCGTGGAAAGGTCTTCCGGCAGGCACTACCATGGGCCATGTCCATTTTCACGTCAGTGACCTTAGTTTGGCCCGTACATTCTATGTGGACGCACTGGGCTTTGAGGTTACCACCAACTTTGGAGATTCGGCACTGTTCATTTCGGCAGGAGGGTATCATCACCATATGGGCCTCAATATCTGGGCGGGGCAGGGTGCACCTGCAGCACCGGCTGATGCTCCGGGAATCGATTATTTCACCTTGCTGCTGCCGGGTGTACAGGAATGTAATGCTGTCGCAGAACGTATGCGCAGTGCGGGTTATACTGTGACTGGAGATGGGCAGGGAGTGACTGTAACTGACCCGTGGAATATCGGGATCAAGCTGCTTGTAAAGCCGTAA